In Fodinibius salicampi, the genomic window ACGGTCGAGGGAAATTTACGGAGTGAGGTAAAAGCAAATATTCGACGTCTGATTGAGATTGGTTCCTATCGAGGGACACGACACAGGAAAGGTTTACCCGTTCGCGGACAAAATACACAAACTAATGCCCGTACACGAAAAGGAAAACGACGTACGGTAGCAGGTAGGAAATCAGCTCCTAAAAAATAATATTAGCGAGACAATCAATGGCAAAGAAAAAACGTAGGTCTCCGGCCAAAAAACGGAAGAAAAGAAGTCAACTCTCAGACCCTAACGGCATGGCTTTTATAAAAGCCACATTTAATAATGTGCTTGTTACGGTTACTGATGCCGATGGCAATGCTATTTCGTGGTCATCTGCAGGTAAAGAGGGCTTTAAGGGGTCACGAAAAAACACCCCTTATGCCGCACAGCTTAGTGCCGAAACAGCCGCAACAACTGCCTATGAAATGGGGTTGCGACGGGTAGAGGTATTTGTTAAAGGTCCCGGTTCGGGACGTGAAGCTGCCGTGCGAGCATTAGCTTCCAGTGGATTAGAAGTGACGTCTATTAAAGACCGTACTCCTATTCCACACAATGGTTGCAGACCCCCCAAACGAAGAAGAGTATAAAGCAGAAAGTTAATAGTTATTATGGCAAGATATACAGGTCCAAAACAGAAAAAAGCAAGACGCTTCCGGGAACCAATTTTCGGTCCCAGTAAAGCACTCGAGCGG contains:
- the rpsM gene encoding 30S ribosomal protein S13, with amino-acid sequence MARIAGIDLPKEKRGEVGLTYIFGIGRSTAQEILDELEIDYDTKVKDWTDDQVTKLRTKIDNEYTVEGNLRSEVKANIRRLIEIGSYRGTRHRKGLPVRGQNTQTNARTRKGKRRTVAGRKSAPKK
- the rpsK gene encoding 30S ribosomal protein S11, whose amino-acid sequence is MAKKKRRSPAKKRKKRSQLSDPNGMAFIKATFNNVLVTVTDADGNAISWSSAGKEGFKGSRKNTPYAAQLSAETAATTAYEMGLRRVEVFVKGPGSGREAAVRALASSGLEVTSIKDRTPIPHNGCRPPKRRRV